The region GGTAGCAAGCGCGGCCTCTGATTGAAGCTTGACCTTGACCGTTTTTGGTTGCACCCGCTCGCCCTCTGCAAGCTGAATTGTAGCGCCGTCCCGATAAAATGAGTGGTACCGAAAGTCACCCGTAGGCAGGTAATACAGGTTAAAATCATATCCCGGCCTGACAGCCTCTGTAAGGGTTGTCGTTACCGTTGTGCCATTCAGACTGAAAAACACTTGGGATATCACTTTTGTAACCCACCGCCCTTGGGAGGCGTCATAATATTTGTATGAGCCATAAAACACCGGCCGCTCCATGAGCATGTCCGGCACATCAATACTGATGTTATACAAAAATCCATAGCTTTTTTGTTGTGCCAGTTTATAGCCGCTGGCGTCTTGCGCTGGCTTAACATTGGTATGTGCATTACGTCTCGATGTCGTCGGCGCCAGATTGGCACTGATACGATTCACCGGCACCTCCTGAGTGCCCGCCTCCATGGCCCCCGTCGTTGTGGCCATACCATGAAACCGACCCGTTCCCAGCATCCCCATCATGTCTGACAAAACGCTAGTGTCTGTCAGTTGCTCAGACTCAGCCAAAAGCACGGTGACTAATGGATCGTCGGGCTCATCACTGATAAACACCCGGGCATCAGCGAAAAGACTGGCATCAGCAGTGGCCACAGCAGGAAAAAGTTTTGCCAGCTCAAAGGCGCTCCACGCATAGTCCACGTCACTGATCGCCGCGAATACATCATTCAGCTTGCCGTTTTCGATAGCTTTATTGGTCCGCTGCCCTCCGGCGTTAGGCTCACCGCCCAATCTCTCCGGCTTGAATATCTTTAGATCACTTCTAAGCATTAGCCCACCGTCTTGAACTTAAGTATCACATTTTTATAAAAATCAGGTTCAGCATCACAGTAGACACTCACGGGCTCTCCACTTACCGGTTGCTGAGTATGATCCCAAACAACCTGGTACAACACGCCGCGAACACTGATAGCAAAACTGTCCAGCGCACTTTGACTATGAGAAAGCAAAGCTTTATAAGCCTCAGCCGCCTCCATATCGCTTTGCAATGTGATTGGCCGACCAAAAGGGATTGCGGTTTTTTCGATATGCGGCGCACCATTTAAGGCTCGTTCATACTGCTCCGCAACAGACCGGTAATTATGCTCATCAGTCCACACAAAATGCCCATACTGCTGCCCCCCTAATTCAATCACTGCACACTCCCCATTCTCTCTAGCTCGTCTAGCAACTGATCTCGGACTGTTGCATATAGCTCTGCATCCTGTCCGCCCGGAGTCGCCAGCACCAGCCTGATTGTTTTACCGCTGTACTGTCTTTCCATCGTTTCATTTAATCGCTCAACCGCGCCTGTTAAGTCGCCGCCAGTCGCAAACTTGGCGCCAGTCTGAAAGCTGCTTTTTCCCGGGTAAAACCGATCTTGCTTCCTGTTTTGCCTTGTTGTAGAAGGGCTCTCGTATTCTTGGGTTTGCGTACTTTGGTGTGCCGCCTGGCTTTGAGTTGGCGCCTTTTTAAGCGCCTCTTTTTGCTGCTTAATAAGCTCACCCAGTGCAACGCGCTGATCACGCTCAAGGTGGTTAAGTTGATTGAAAATTTTGTCGTAGATATCGTTAAGCTGACTTTGTGATTTGGCCTGTTTAATCTCACGCTCAAAGCGGCTGTATTGCTGATCCCTGAGCTGAGCACTGTCTCGCCGCGCCTTTTCAGCTTGAACTTCACGACTGCTGAAATAGTATGCGTTCGGGTTTGCCTCGTTATAGTCGACAATAGTGTCGACCGTCGGGCGGCCGCTCTGCTCGCGACCCAGACCAGATTGCTTTGCACTGCTACTCCAATAACTTTCCAGTTTTCCCGCAGCCAGGCTAGCGCTTTCCCCAACCTGCAGGAGCGCCTTCTCTTGCCCCTGCAAGCTCTCAATGTGGCGTTTGCTGGCTTCGGTACCTTTCTGAGTTGCAGCGGTAACCTGATCCTGCGCATTCTTAAAGTCACCAAGCAAATCATTTACTACGCTCAGAATTTGAGAAATACGCTCTTTCTTGGATTGATATTCATCCGCTGAAATGGCACCAGACTGATAACTCTGGCCAACCTTTTGCAACTCTTGCTCCAGCTTCCGCTGCTCAACCGTGAGTTGCTGTAATGTCATTTTTTCAGCTTCGCGCACCCTCGCCAGATCGTTTTCCTGCTGAATAACCAGTCCGGTTTGCCGGTTCAACGCCTCTTGCGCTGCTTGCTTTTGCTTAGCCGACGCCGTTGAGCTATCAAGAATGCGCTGGTTGTTCTCAATTGCCGCTCTGGTCTTTTCCAGTTCAGCGGCAAATCGACTAACAGCCTCGCTGTTGCCATCCGTCGCGGGCTTGAGGTCGTTTGCTTTGGCGATGAGTTTATCAAGTTCATTTGTCAGTCCAAGCGCTGCGGAGGCAGCTTTTACACTGGCGGGCACGACTTGATCCGTCGCCTCTGCCGCTTCAATGGCCGCCTCAGCCCATTTTAAGAACGCCTGGCGTTGCAATGCGATCGGCTCGTTACTTTGTTGGATCAGCTCAAACGCGCCCTGTAATTCAGTGGCAGACTTCTTCAGCGCTTCGCTACTTTCTACCCCCAGCTTTTTGTAGGCAGCACTCAGGTCATCAGATAAATAGGCCTGCCGCTCAAGACTCTCGTTATGTGCTTCAAACCGACTCCTTAGTTTGTCGATGAGTACGATTTGTTGTGAATATTCGTCCCCCGCACCTTGCAGAGCTGTGCGGGCAGATTCGAGTGATTGTATAAAACCATCCACGCCATCACGGACCCCGTTCAGGCTGTGGCTCTGAGACTCCAGCGTCTCAATCACTTTCAGCGCTTCAGGCACGGTCAGTTTTAAAAACTCAGCACGCTGGCGCTCTGCCTCCGCTGCTTGACTTGCCGCTTCGGCTTGCTCTTTTTGCTTTTTGGCGACATTCTCATATATACCCAACTGCTCGTTCCAGACGACAGCACCGCTTTTAAGTGCGGCCTCGTACTCTTCCATGGTCGTGATATTCACGCCCATTTCGCGGCTGATCTCTTCAAAGGTGTTTGCAAGTCGTGTGGCTTGCTCTTCCGTTTTGCGCTGACTATCACGTACCTGATTTTCCATCTTCACCAGGCGCTGGTACTCATTGAATACATTTACCAGCTGATCAATCAGCAGCGTGTATACCCCAATAGCACCGATTGATGACAGGATACTTTTTAGCTTAATTGAGCTGGCCGCAACGGCGTTTGTAGTCGTATTTACCGTTTTTAGCCCGGTTGTATAGGTTTTGAGTGTCAAAATGGCAGATTTGGCACCCGAAATGACATTGCTAAAATAGGTGCCCACTTTGAGTGCAGCCCAGACCTTGATGACGGTGAGGATCTGATCTTTATACTCAACCAGTGTTGCGATACCTGATTTAATGGATTCGCCAATCGAGATAATCGTGTCGCTGATCGATTGCGCCCAAGCTTTCAGGCGTCCATCGGTTGCCATAGCGGCGAATTCTTTGTTGAGGTCGGTGATCTGTTGCTTTAACCAGTCCATGGCACCGGACTGGGCGATCATATTGTAAAACTGGTCGAGGTTATCCTGCGCATTTGACACCTGACCGCTGAGCAGCTGCATTTGCGCCGCCGCGCTTCCCGCGCTGTCCCGGCCCATTTCATCCATCAGGGCAGCAATGACGTCACGCCCTAATTTGCCTGCACTGGACAGTTTTTGCAGTTCCTGGACATTTTTACCCGTCACACGCTCGAGCATATCCCACACTGGGACCCCACGCTCAATGAGCTGTAATATTTCCTCGCCCTGTAGTTTTTGCTTTGCCCATGCTTGACCGAGCGCTAACGAAATCCCCTCGACTTCCTCAAATCCGCCGCCCAGCTTGAACGCTGAGTCAACGATTGACTGCATTGCCCCATTGGTTGGATCTATGCCAA is a window of Pseudoalteromonas sp. R3 DNA encoding:
- a CDS encoding tape measure protein, whose product is MAFKNKVVEFIIRGRDLLSGPAQDAEQNAAKLEQTIEILNTELKRTDAQKAAVSRYQELSKALVDNQQKYESASIKVTELAKKKKEAADASKSLAKDLANAEKALSELESQTTDAGGASDSLTRDITEQRNAVEALQREHKASVTSLANQDLALKGARSSMNQLASSLNKGRVEFDKLEKKLTRQKVDLNNLGEAHRKLTVTQQGTERAIASATSKLNKQKVALERTTKSASDYGGSIKGATRDLVAMAAAYVGIDQLAGSIKSIFETGDKFERLSVQMTGLMGGIAEGKKATAWVKEFTKNTPLQLSQVSQAFVKLKSFGIDPTNGAMQSIVDSAFKLGGGFEEVEGISLALGQAWAKQKLQGEEILQLIERGVPVWDMLERVTGKNVQELQKLSSAGKLGRDVIAALMDEMGRDSAGSAAAQMQLLSGQVSNAQDNLDQFYNMIAQSGAMDWLKQQITDLNKEFAAMATDGRLKAWAQSISDTIISIGESIKSGIATLVEYKDQILTVIKVWAALKVGTYFSNVISGAKSAILTLKTYTTGLKTVNTTTNAVAASSIKLKSILSSIGAIGVYTLLIDQLVNVFNEYQRLVKMENQVRDSQRKTEEQATRLANTFEEISREMGVNITTMEEYEAALKSGAVVWNEQLGIYENVAKKQKEQAEAASQAAEAERQRAEFLKLTVPEALKVIETLESQSHSLNGVRDGVDGFIQSLESARTALQGAGDEYSQQIVLIDKLRSRFEAHNESLERQAYLSDDLSAAYKKLGVESSEALKKSATELQGAFELIQQSNEPIALQRQAFLKWAEAAIEAAEATDQVVPASVKAASAALGLTNELDKLIAKANDLKPATDGNSEAVSRFAAELEKTRAAIENNQRILDSSTASAKQKQAAQEALNRQTGLVIQQENDLARVREAEKMTLQQLTVEQRKLEQELQKVGQSYQSGAISADEYQSKKERISQILSVVNDLLGDFKNAQDQVTAATQKGTEASKRHIESLQGQEKALLQVGESASLAAGKLESYWSSSAKQSGLGREQSGRPTVDTIVDYNEANPNAYYFSSREVQAEKARRDSAQLRDQQYSRFEREIKQAKSQSQLNDIYDKIFNQLNHLERDQRVALGELIKQQKEALKKAPTQSQAAHQSTQTQEYESPSTTRQNRKQDRFYPGKSSFQTGAKFATGGDLTGAVERLNETMERQYSGKTIRLVLATPGGQDAELYATVRDQLLDELERMGSVQ